One window of the Triticum dicoccoides isolate Atlit2015 ecotype Zavitan chromosome 3B, WEW_v2.0, whole genome shotgun sequence genome contains the following:
- the LOC119275890 gene encoding ERI1 exoribonuclease 2-like isoform X1: MPTAMIDHQRAEEMQVNNEAPPGCLKPNISQYNPQEHRGGIEGFPENNEKKNDSFAADKVWGASPLPNQGFNRPFYRQEFYAWPHVYSDYQILRQPQPYGFDNQFYQINRDTCFPIERRVQFPLKMLPQGYPHDAQLQEFQYFVVIDFEATCDKENNPHPQEIIEFPSVLVNSATGQLEASFQTYVRPAYHQNLTDFCKELTGIQQIQVDRGVPLSEALLMHDKWLEEKGIKHKNFAVVTWSNWDCRVMLESECRFKRIRKPPYFNRWINLKVPFQEVYGGVRCNLKDAVQLAGLTWEGRAHCGLDDARNTARLLALLMHRGFKFSITNSLVWQQPAPQAITCQPSPSPDRSPDLTLLQQHKAKEMLGSHVHAHPYAGKAAGQVCFCGAPSRPNTVRKPGPMQGRHFYGCGNWTVTRRAICTFFAWAS; encoded by the exons ATGCCCACGGCCATGATTGATCACCAACGCGCAG AGGAAATGCAAGTTAATAACGAGGCACCTCCAGGGTGTCTCAAGCCAAATATTTCTCAGTATAACCCTCAAGAACATAGAGGTGGCATTGAAGGATTTCCTGAGAATAATGAAAAAAAGAATGATAGCTTTGCAGCAGATAAAGTATGGGGGGCATCTCCTCTCCCAAATCAAGGATTTAACAGACCCTTCTACCGCCAGGAATTTTATGCCTGGCCGCATGTTTATTCTGATTACCAAATCCTGCGGCAGCCACAACCTTATGGATTTGACAATCAGTTTTATCAGATAAATAGGGATACATGTTTCCCCATTGAGAGAAGAGTTCAGTTCCCCTTGAAGATGCTCCCTCAAGGTTACCCTCATGATGCACAACTTCAGGAATTTCAATATTTTGTGGTTATTGACTTTGAAGCAACCTGTGACAAGGAGAATAACCCACATCCACAAGAGATCATTGAGTTTCCATCTGTCTTGGTTAACAGTGCAACGGGACAATTAGAAGCTTCCTTTCAAACATATGTTCGACCAGCATATCATCAAAATTTGACTGACTTCTGCAAGGAGCTTACCGGTATACAACAGATTCAG GTGGACAGAGGTGTACCTCTAAGTGAAGCCTTGCTCATGCATGATAAATGGTTAGAGGAAAAAGGAATAAAGCACAAGAACTTCGCTGTTGTGACCTGGTCCAACTGGGATTGCCGTGTGATGCTGGAATCAGAATGCAGGTTCAAGAGAATCAGGAAGCCCCCTTATTTCAACAG GTGGATCAACTTGAAGGTCCCTTTCCAGGAAGTCTATGGGGGTGTTCGGTGCAACTTGAAGGATGCAGTTCAGTTGGCTGGTCTGACATGGGAGGGTCGTGCCCACTGTGGGCTTGACGACGCTCGCAATACTGCTCGCCTCCTTGCGCTGTTGATGCACCGGGGATTCAAGTTCTCCATCACCAACTCGCTTGTGTGGCAGCAACCTGCCCCGCAGGCAATAACGTGCCAGCCATCCCCATCCCCTGACCGTTCTCCAGACCTCACCCTGTTGCAGCAGCATAAGGCAAAGGAGATGTTGGGATCTCATGTCCATGCTCACCCATATGCCGGCAAGGCCGCTGGACAGGTCTGCTTCTGCGGAGCACCGAGCAGGCCGAACACTGTACGCAAACCAGGTCCGATGCAGGGAAGACATTTctatggatgcggcaactggaccgTCACGAGGCGGGCCATATGCACGTTCTTTGCATGGGCGTCGTGA
- the LOC119275890 gene encoding ERI1 exoribonuclease 2-like isoform X2: MQVNNEAPPGCLKPNISQYNPQEHRGGIEGFPENNEKKNDSFAADKVWGASPLPNQGFNRPFYRQEFYAWPHVYSDYQILRQPQPYGFDNQFYQINRDTCFPIERRVQFPLKMLPQGYPHDAQLQEFQYFVVIDFEATCDKENNPHPQEIIEFPSVLVNSATGQLEASFQTYVRPAYHQNLTDFCKELTGIQQIQVDRGVPLSEALLMHDKWLEEKGIKHKNFAVVTWSNWDCRVMLESECRFKRIRKPPYFNRWINLKVPFQEVYGGVRCNLKDAVQLAGLTWEGRAHCGLDDARNTARLLALLMHRGFKFSITNSLVWQQPAPQAITCQPSPSPDRSPDLTLLQQHKAKEMLGSHVHAHPYAGKAAGQVCFCGAPSRPNTVRKPGPMQGRHFYGCGNWTVTRRAICTFFAWAS; the protein is encoded by the exons ATGCAAGTTAATAACGAGGCACCTCCAGGGTGTCTCAAGCCAAATATTTCTCAGTATAACCCTCAAGAACATAGAGGTGGCATTGAAGGATTTCCTGAGAATAATGAAAAAAAGAATGATAGCTTTGCAGCAGATAAAGTATGGGGGGCATCTCCTCTCCCAAATCAAGGATTTAACAGACCCTTCTACCGCCAGGAATTTTATGCCTGGCCGCATGTTTATTCTGATTACCAAATCCTGCGGCAGCCACAACCTTATGGATTTGACAATCAGTTTTATCAGATAAATAGGGATACATGTTTCCCCATTGAGAGAAGAGTTCAGTTCCCCTTGAAGATGCTCCCTCAAGGTTACCCTCATGATGCACAACTTCAGGAATTTCAATATTTTGTGGTTATTGACTTTGAAGCAACCTGTGACAAGGAGAATAACCCACATCCACAAGAGATCATTGAGTTTCCATCTGTCTTGGTTAACAGTGCAACGGGACAATTAGAAGCTTCCTTTCAAACATATGTTCGACCAGCATATCATCAAAATTTGACTGACTTCTGCAAGGAGCTTACCGGTATACAACAGATTCAG GTGGACAGAGGTGTACCTCTAAGTGAAGCCTTGCTCATGCATGATAAATGGTTAGAGGAAAAAGGAATAAAGCACAAGAACTTCGCTGTTGTGACCTGGTCCAACTGGGATTGCCGTGTGATGCTGGAATCAGAATGCAGGTTCAAGAGAATCAGGAAGCCCCCTTATTTCAACAG GTGGATCAACTTGAAGGTCCCTTTCCAGGAAGTCTATGGGGGTGTTCGGTGCAACTTGAAGGATGCAGTTCAGTTGGCTGGTCTGACATGGGAGGGTCGTGCCCACTGTGGGCTTGACGACGCTCGCAATACTGCTCGCCTCCTTGCGCTGTTGATGCACCGGGGATTCAAGTTCTCCATCACCAACTCGCTTGTGTGGCAGCAACCTGCCCCGCAGGCAATAACGTGCCAGCCATCCCCATCCCCTGACCGTTCTCCAGACCTCACCCTGTTGCAGCAGCATAAGGCAAAGGAGATGTTGGGATCTCATGTCCATGCTCACCCATATGCCGGCAAGGCCGCTGGACAGGTCTGCTTCTGCGGAGCACCGAGCAGGCCGAACACTGTACGCAAACCAGGTCCGATGCAGGGAAGACATTTctatggatgcggcaactggaccgTCACGAGGCGGGCCATATGCACGTTCTTTGCATGGGCGTCGTGA